A window from Lepus europaeus isolate LE1 chromosome 20, mLepTim1.pri, whole genome shotgun sequence encodes these proteins:
- the TAC1 gene encoding protachykinin-1: MKILVALAVLALASTRLSAEDIRANDDLNYWSDWSDSDQIKEELPEPFEHLLQRIARRPKPQQFFGLMGKRDADSSIEKQVALLKALYGHGQISHKRHKTDSFVGLMGKRALNSVAYERSAMQNYERRRK; this comes from the exons ATGAAAATCCTCGTGGCCCTGGCAGTCCTGGCTCTCGCCTCCACCCGACTGTCTGCGGAAGACATCCGAGCCAACGATGATCTAAATTATTGGTCCGACTGGTCCGACAGCGACCAGATCAAG GAGGAGCTGCCGGAGCCCTTTGAGCACCTGCTGCAGAGAATCGCCCGGAGACCCAAGCCTCAGCAGTTCTTTGGATTAATGGGCAAACGGGATGCTG ATTCCTCAATTGAAAAACAAGTGGCCCTGTTAAAGGCTCTTTATG GACACGGCCAGATTTCTCACAAAA GGCATAAAACAGATTCCTTTGTTGGACTAATGGGCAAAAGAGCTTTAAATTCTG TGGCTTATGAACGGAGCGCCATGCAGAATTACGAGAGAAGACGTAAATAA